The proteins below are encoded in one region of Sphingobium yanoikuyae:
- the rseP gene encoding RIP metalloprotease RseP: MIHNPGFLLTILAFVAVIGPLVFVHELGHYLVGRWCGVKAEAFSIGFGPEIAAWVDRRGTRWRLAALPLGGYVRFKGDMNAASQTDPKWLEMSAQDRAESFPAKPLWQRAAIVAAGPAINFLFAILILAAFAFLHGESRTPAVAGMVQPGSAAAMAGIQPGDRIVSLNGRAMSTFDDIRLYAQIRPGEPVTILLDRKGQVIEKQGHVGAVSEDDGFGNKFRIGRLGIAPGEPVIEPVSLLRAPVVAIERTGQIIRTMVETLGQVIGGDRSVKELGGPLKIAQVSGQAATLGLESFIFFIALISINLGFINLLPIPMLDGGHLLFYGVEAVQRRPVSPQVQDWAYRSGLALLMTVMLLVTFNDLSSFGLWERLSGLIG; the protein is encoded by the coding sequence TTGATCCACAATCCCGGTTTCCTGTTGACCATCTTGGCTTTCGTGGCGGTCATCGGGCCGCTCGTCTTCGTGCATGAACTGGGTCATTATCTGGTCGGACGCTGGTGCGGGGTGAAGGCGGAGGCCTTCTCGATCGGCTTCGGCCCGGAAATCGCCGCCTGGGTGGACAGGCGCGGCACGCGCTGGCGGCTCGCGGCGCTGCCGCTGGGCGGCTATGTCCGCTTCAAGGGTGACATGAACGCGGCCAGCCAGACCGATCCCAAATGGCTGGAAATGTCAGCGCAGGATCGCGCCGAAAGCTTCCCGGCCAAGCCGCTGTGGCAGCGCGCGGCGATCGTCGCCGCCGGCCCGGCGATCAATTTCCTCTTCGCCATCCTGATCCTGGCCGCCTTCGCCTTCCTGCATGGCGAAAGCCGGACCCCGGCGGTCGCCGGCATGGTCCAGCCCGGCAGCGCCGCTGCCATGGCCGGCATCCAGCCGGGCGATCGTATCGTCTCGCTCAATGGCCGGGCGATGAGCACCTTCGACGATATCCGCCTTTATGCCCAGATCCGTCCCGGTGAGCCGGTTACGATCCTGCTCGACCGCAAGGGGCAGGTGATCGAGAAGCAGGGCCATGTCGGCGCGGTCAGCGAAGATGACGGCTTCGGCAACAAGTTCCGCATCGGACGTCTGGGCATCGCGCCGGGCGAACCGGTGATCGAACCGGTCAGCCTGCTGCGCGCCCCCGTGGTGGCGATCGAGCGCACTGGCCAGATCATCCGCACCATGGTGGAGACGCTGGGCCAGGTGATCGGCGGCGATCGTTCGGTCAAGGAACTGGGCGGGCCGCTCAAGATCGCACAGGTGTCGGGGCAGGCGGCAACGCTGGGGCTGGAGAGCTTCATCTTCTTCATCGCCCTCATCTCGATTAACTTGGGGTTCATCAACCTCTTGCCAATTCCCATGCTGGATGGCGGTCATCTGCTTTTCTATGGGGTGGAGGCAGTGCAGCGGCGGCCGGTGAGCCCGCAGGTGCAGGATTGGGCCTATCGGTCGGGTCTGGCGCTGCTGATGACGGTCATGTTGCTGGTGACCTTCAACGATTTGTCGTCTTTCGGATTGTGGGAGCGGCTGTCCGGCTTGATCGGCTGA
- the bamA gene encoding outer membrane protein assembly factor BamA: MNSSKGQRPIIAALLATTMIAGLSAVPAMAQNAAPAAPAAAPIAASTANTPEGTIRSITVTGTQRLEQDTVMSYTKLRVGQAFSQESLDQALRDLYETELFADVQIRNDGGALTVEVKENPVINRIVLEGNKRLKDDKIRPEIKLAPRQIYTRSKVRADVARIVELYRRQGRFAATIEPKMVQLDQNRVDIVFEISEGPKSKVRQINIIGNEKFKDGELRGQMVTKQSRWFRIFSSGTSYDPDRLAYDQQKLRQFYLTEGYADFRVISAVAELTPDKQDFIITYVVEEGDRYKFGDVKVESDIRDLSGDALTRRLPMKKGDWYNAKQVEDTVDTLSETAGLFGYAFAQVEPDFNRSKDDLTMGINFRIANAPRVYVERVDINGNTLTQDKVVRREFRLAEGDAFNSFLVKRSKDRINSLGFFQEKLDIEQKPGSAPDRIVLETNVQEKSTGELSLSAGYSSLERFIISASITQRNFRGKGQELRTSVNYSAYSKSVEVGFTEPYFMDKNIALGGDIYRRDLNSFRYLSNNDRDTTYEQTTTGFQLRAGVPITEYVSLALRYTLNFDDVTLDKDTYYTDGVCDPLLAGRYLCDAIGKRTTSSIGYSLIYDTRDNRIRPTRGQTVTLSQDFAGLGGDVRYIRTRANAAKYWGLGGGFIFSLTGEGGYIHSLQGTRYDATGAEVDPIRLTDRFFLGEPQMRGFDIRGVGPRVKRYYLVSQTNDDGSTSYVRQTGNNNVSDDALGGRVYYMARAEMEIPLGSGAREMGLRPSIFADVGAVAGLKNPGTINFAGYCSDSTGSLSTVRATGTAASPVCPVGYDTKSGMFEEDYLGDTLKPRLSVGFGVNWNSPFGPFRIDIAKALLKEPGDDNKLITFNVGTQF, encoded by the coding sequence ATGAACAGCAGCAAGGGCCAGCGTCCGATCATCGCGGCCCTGTTGGCCACGACGATGATTGCGGGCCTGTCGGCCGTGCCGGCGATGGCCCAGAATGCGGCCCCGGCAGCACCGGCGGCTGCGCCGATCGCGGCGTCCACGGCCAATACGCCCGAAGGCACGATCCGCAGCATCACCGTGACCGGCACCCAGCGTCTGGAGCAGGACACGGTCATGTCCTACACCAAGCTGCGCGTGGGCCAGGCCTTCAGCCAGGAATCGCTCGATCAGGCGCTGCGCGACCTGTATGAGACCGAACTCTTCGCCGACGTCCAGATCCGCAACGATGGCGGCGCGCTGACCGTCGAGGTGAAGGAAAACCCCGTCATCAACCGTATCGTCCTTGAAGGTAATAAGCGCCTGAAGGACGACAAGATCCGTCCCGAAATAAAACTGGCGCCGCGCCAGATCTATACCCGCTCCAAGGTCCGCGCCGACGTCGCCCGCATCGTCGAGCTGTATCGCCGCCAGGGCCGCTTTGCCGCGACGATCGAGCCCAAGATGGTCCAGCTGGACCAGAACCGCGTCGACATCGTGTTCGAAATCTCGGAAGGGCCCAAGTCCAAGGTCCGCCAGATCAACATCATCGGCAACGAGAAGTTCAAGGACGGCGAACTGCGCGGCCAGATGGTGACCAAGCAGTCGCGCTGGTTCCGCATCTTCTCGTCGGGCACCAGCTACGATCCGGATCGCCTGGCCTATGACCAGCAGAAGCTGCGCCAATTCTACCTGACCGAAGGCTATGCCGATTTCCGCGTGATCTCGGCCGTCGCGGAACTGACGCCTGACAAGCAGGACTTCATCATCACTTATGTGGTCGAGGAAGGGGATCGCTACAAGTTCGGCGACGTGAAGGTCGAATCCGACATTCGCGACCTGTCGGGCGATGCGCTGACCCGCCGCCTGCCGATGAAGAAGGGCGACTGGTACAATGCCAAGCAGGTCGAGGACACGGTCGACACGCTGAGCGAAACCGCCGGCCTGTTCGGCTATGCCTTCGCCCAGGTCGAACCCGACTTCAACCGGTCGAAGGACGACCTGACGATGGGGATCAATTTCCGCATCGCCAACGCCCCGCGCGTCTATGTCGAGCGCGTCGACATCAACGGCAACACGCTGACGCAGGACAAGGTGGTCCGCCGCGAGTTCCGCCTGGCCGAAGGCGACGCCTTCAACAGCTTCCTCGTCAAGCGCTCGAAGGACCGTATCAACTCGCTCGGCTTCTTCCAGGAGAAGCTGGACATCGAGCAGAAGCCCGGCTCGGCGCCCGACCGCATCGTGCTGGAAACCAACGTCCAGGAAAAGTCGACCGGCGAACTCTCGCTCTCGGCCGGCTACTCCTCGCTCGAACGCTTCATCATCTCGGCGTCGATCACCCAGCGCAACTTCCGCGGCAAGGGCCAGGAACTGCGCACCTCGGTCAATTATTCGGCTTATTCCAAGTCGGTCGAAGTGGGCTTCACCGAGCCCTATTTCATGGACAAGAATATCGCGCTGGGCGGCGATATCTATCGCCGCGACCTCAACAGCTTCCGTTATCTCAGCAATAACGACCGCGACACCACCTATGAACAGACCACGACCGGCTTCCAGCTGCGTGCCGGCGTGCCGATCACCGAATATGTGTCGCTGGCGCTGCGCTACACGCTGAACTTCGACGACGTGACGCTGGACAAGGACACCTATTATACCGACGGTGTCTGCGACCCGCTGCTGGCCGGCCGCTATCTCTGCGATGCCATCGGCAAGCGCACGACCTCGTCGATCGGCTACTCGCTGATCTATGATACCCGCGACAACCGCATCCGTCCGACCCGTGGCCAGACCGTCACGCTCAGCCAGGACTTTGCCGGCCTGGGCGGCGACGTCCGCTACATCCGCACCCGCGCCAATGCCGCCAAATATTGGGGCCTGGGCGGCGGCTTCATCTTCTCGCTGACGGGCGAAGGCGGCTATATCCACAGCCTCCAGGGCACACGCTATGACGCCACCGGCGCCGAAGTCGACCCGATCCGCCTGACCGACCGCTTCTTCCTGGGTGAACCGCAGATGCGCGGCTTCGACATTCGCGGCGTTGGTCCGCGCGTGAAGCGCTATTATCTGGTTTCGCAGACCAATGATGACGGTTCCACCAGCTATGTCCGCCAGACCGGCAACAATAATGTGTCGGATGACGCGCTGGGTGGCCGCGTCTATTATATGGCCCGCGCCGAAATGGAGATTCCGCTGGGTTCGGGTGCCCGTGAAATGGGCCTGCGTCCGTCGATCTTCGCGGATGTCGGCGCCGTCGCCGGCCTGAAGAATCCGGGCACCATCAACTTTGCGGGCTATTGCTCCGACTCCACCGGTTCGCTGAGCACCGTCCGTGCGACCGGCACGGCGGCCAGCCCGGTCTGCCCTGTTGGCTATGACACCAAGAGCGGCATGTTCGAGGAAGATTATCTGGGCGACACGCTGAAACCGCGTCTGTCCGTGGGCTTCGGTGTCAACTGGAACTCGCCCTTCGGGCCGTTCCGTATCGACATCGCCAAGGCCCTGCTCAAGGAACCAGGGGACGACAACAAACTCATCACCTTCAACGTAGGGACTCAATTCTGA
- the tsf gene encoding translation elongation factor Ts has protein sequence MAEITAAAVKELRDRSGAGMMDCKKALTEANGDIEAATDWLRAKGLAAAQKKSSRTAAEGLVGVAVAGTKGVAVEVNSETDFVAKNDQFQDFVRTVSAVALESGAADAEALSAQPHPAGGTIAEKLVANIATIGENQNLRRVAHVEVTEGVVVPYVHNAAAPGLGKIGVLVALEGEAPADVLEPLGKQLAMHIAAAFPLALSADDIDPALLERERAIAAEKAAESGKPAEIVAKMVDGAVAKFAKEQALLSQLFVMDNKTPIADVVAKAAKDAGKSISLKSYVRFQLGEGIEKEVSDFAAEVAAAAGA, from the coding sequence ATGGCCGAGATTACCGCTGCCGCCGTCAAGGAACTGCGCGACCGTTCGGGCGCGGGCATGATGGATTGCAAGAAGGCCCTCACCGAAGCCAATGGCGACATCGAAGCGGCGACCGACTGGCTGCGCGCCAAGGGTCTGGCTGCTGCCCAGAAGAAGTCGAGCCGCACCGCCGCTGAAGGCCTGGTCGGCGTTGCCGTCGCCGGCACCAAGGGTGTTGCCGTCGAAGTGAACAGCGAAACCGACTTCGTTGCCAAGAACGACCAGTTCCAGGACTTCGTTCGCACCGTGTCGGCCGTTGCGCTGGAATCGGGCGCGGCTGACGCCGAAGCCCTGTCGGCCCAGCCGCACCCCGCCGGCGGCACCATCGCCGAAAAGCTGGTCGCCAACATCGCCACCATCGGCGAAAACCAGAATCTGCGTCGCGTCGCCCATGTCGAAGTGACCGAAGGCGTCGTCGTGCCCTACGTGCACAACGCTGCTGCGCCGGGCCTCGGCAAGATCGGCGTGCTCGTCGCGCTCGAAGGCGAAGCCCCCGCCGACGTTCTGGAGCCGCTGGGCAAGCAGCTGGCCATGCACATCGCCGCTGCCTTCCCGCTGGCCCTGTCGGCTGACGACATCGATCCGGCCCTGCTGGAGCGTGAGCGCGCGATCGCCGCTGAAAAGGCCGCCGAATCGGGCAAGCCCGCCGAAATCGTCGCCAAGATGGTCGACGGCGCGGTCGCCAAGTTCGCCAAGGAGCAGGCTCTGCTCTCGCAGCTGTTCGTGATGGACAACAAGACCCCGATCGCCGACGTCGTCGCCAAGGCGGCCAAGGATGCCGGCAAGTCGATCTCGCTCAAGTCCTATGTCCGCTTCCAGCTGGGCGAAGGCATCGAGAAGGAAGTCAGCGACTTCGCCGCCGAAGTGGCTGCTGCCGCCGGCGCCTGA
- the pyrH gene encoding UMP kinase, with translation MTRPAFKRILLKLSGEVLMGSGQFGIDPETVDRVAGEIAAAKDAGFELCVVVGGGNIFRGLAGAAKGFDRTSADYMGMLATVMNALAVQNALEKIGCDTRVQSAIPMASVCEPYIRRKAVRHMEKGRIVIFAAGTGNPFFTTDTTAALRAAEMNCDALFKGTSVDGIYDADPKKVADATRYEAISFDQVLTDNLKVMDASAIALCRENHIPIVVFNIREEGNLAKVLAGEGTATIVQNQER, from the coding sequence ATGACCCGGCCAGCCTTCAAACGCATCCTGCTGAAATTGTCGGGCGAGGTGCTGATGGGGTCCGGCCAGTTCGGCATCGATCCCGAGACCGTTGATCGCGTCGCTGGCGAAATCGCCGCCGCGAAGGATGCGGGCTTCGAACTGTGCGTGGTCGTCGGTGGCGGCAACATCTTCCGCGGCCTTGCCGGCGCGGCCAAGGGCTTCGACCGTACCAGCGCCGACTATATGGGCATGCTGGCGACCGTGATGAACGCGCTGGCGGTGCAGAATGCGCTGGAAAAGATCGGCTGCGACACCCGCGTCCAGTCGGCCATTCCGATGGCGTCGGTGTGCGAACCCTATATCCGTCGCAAGGCCGTGCGCCACATGGAGAAGGGCCGGATCGTGATCTTCGCGGCGGGCACCGGCAATCCCTTCTTCACCACCGATACCACCGCAGCCCTGCGCGCGGCGGAAATGAACTGCGACGCGCTGTTCAAGGGCACCAGTGTCGATGGCATCTATGATGCCGATCCCAAGAAGGTGGCGGACGCCACCCGCTATGAGGCGATCAGCTTCGATCAGGTGCTGACCGACAATCTGAAGGTCATGGACGCCAGCGCGATCGCGCTGTGCCGTGAAAATCATATTCCCATCGTCGTCTTCAACATCCGCGAGGAAGGCAACCTGGCCAAGGTGCTGGCGGGTGAAGGCACCGCGACGATCGTGCAAAATCAGGAGCGCTAA
- the frr gene encoding ribosome recycling factor: MAQYNKSDLERRMAGAIEALKGDLTGLRTGRANVQLLDPVMVTVYGANMPLNQVATVSAPEPRMLSVQVWDKANVGPCDKAIRSAGLGLNPIVDGQTLRLPIPDLTEERRKELAKLASKYAEGARVAVRNVRRDGMDSLKTDEKKGEISEDERKRLETEVQKLTDATIVDIDAAASAKEKEILGQ, encoded by the coding sequence ATGGCCCAGTATAACAAGTCCGACCTCGAACGCCGCATGGCCGGCGCAATCGAAGCGCTGAAGGGCGATCTCACCGGTCTGCGCACCGGCCGCGCCAATGTGCAGCTGCTCGATCCCGTCATGGTCACCGTCTATGGCGCCAACATGCCGCTGAACCAGGTCGCCACCGTGTCGGCGCCCGAGCCGCGCATGCTGTCGGTCCAGGTGTGGGACAAGGCCAATGTCGGCCCCTGCGACAAGGCGATCCGCTCGGCGGGCCTGGGCCTCAACCCGATCGTCGACGGCCAGACGCTGCGCCTGCCGATCCCGGACCTCACCGAGGAACGCCGCAAGGAACTGGCCAAGCTCGCCAGCAAATATGCCGAAGGCGCGCGCGTCGCCGTCCGCAACGTCCGTCGCGACGGCATGGACAGCCTGAAGACCGACGAGAAGAAGGGCGAGATCAGCGAAGACGAGCGCAAGCGCCTGGAAACCGAAGTCCAGAAGCTGACCGACGCCACCATCGTGGATATCGACGCGGCCGCTTCGGCCAAGGAAAAGGAAATCCTCGGCCAGTAA
- the rpsB gene encoding 30S ribosomal protein S2 has translation MATPVVTMQQLIEAGAHFGHQTHRWNPRMKPYIFGDRNGIHILDLSQTVPLFARALDFVSATVAGGGKVLFVGTKRQAQDPIAEAARKSGQHFVNHRWLGGMLTNWKTISGSIKRLKTLEEKLSGDTHGFTKKEVLQMTREREKLELSLGGIRDMNGIPDVMFVIDANKEELAIKEANTLGIPVVAILDSNVSPDGIAFPVPANDDASRAIRLYCDAVAAAATKGNRGAQQASGIDLGALDEPEAEEVVAQA, from the coding sequence ATGGCGACCCCCGTCGTCACCATGCAGCAATTGATCGAGGCTGGCGCCCACTTCGGCCACCAGACCCACCGCTGGAACCCGCGGATGAAGCCGTACATCTTCGGCGACCGCAACGGCATCCACATCCTTGACCTGTCGCAGACCGTGCCGCTCTTCGCGCGCGCCCTCGACTTCGTGTCGGCCACCGTCGCCGGCGGCGGCAAGGTTCTGTTCGTCGGCACCAAGCGCCAGGCCCAGGATCCGATCGCCGAAGCCGCCCGCAAGTCGGGTCAGCACTTCGTCAACCATCGCTGGCTGGGCGGCATGCTCACCAACTGGAAGACCATCTCGGGCTCGATCAAGCGCCTGAAGACCCTCGAAGAGAAGCTGTCGGGCGATACCCACGGCTTCACCAAGAAGGAAGTCCTCCAGATGACCCGCGAGCGCGAGAAGCTGGAACTGTCGCTGGGCGGCATCCGCGACATGAACGGCATCCCCGATGTCATGTTCGTGATCGACGCCAACAAGGAAGAGCTGGCGATCAAGGAAGCCAACACCCTGGGTATCCCGGTTGTCGCCATCCTCGACTCGAACGTCTCGCCCGACGGCATCGCCTTCCCGGTTCCGGCGAACGATGACGCCAGCCGCGCCATCCGCCTCTACTGCGACGCCGTTGCCGCTGCCGCCACCAAGGGCAACCGTGGTGCGCAGCAGGCTTCGGGCATCGACCTGGGCGCTCTGGACGAGCCCGAGGCCGAAGAGGTCGTCGCGCAGGCCTGA
- a CDS encoding OmpH family outer membrane protein codes for MKTFIKALALGIAPVTAIALTAAPAAAQSKQGIAVVDLQRAVATSAAYSTARTQIQTTYKAQIDSFTARKTAIDTDLKTKGDALQAALKAAGGKPTPAIETQYQQFQQSQQTAQAELQRLGQPIALANAYVEEQITAKLSDALKAAMTKAKVDLVLSPDATVSYQPTVDITAAVVTELNTLVPSVGITPPAGWQPGGRQGQAAAPAAAAPAPANPAQAPKSR; via the coding sequence ATGAAGACGTTTATCAAGGCTCTGGCGCTCGGTATCGCGCCTGTCACCGCCATCGCTCTGACCGCCGCGCCCGCCGCTGCCCAGTCGAAGCAGGGCATCGCCGTCGTCGATCTGCAGCGCGCGGTTGCCACCAGCGCGGCCTATTCGACCGCCCGTACCCAGATCCAGACCACCTACAAGGCGCAGATCGACAGCTTCACCGCGCGCAAGACTGCGATCGACACTGATCTCAAGACCAAGGGCGACGCCCTGCAGGCTGCCCTGAAGGCGGCCGGCGGCAAGCCGACCCCGGCGATCGAAACCCAGTATCAGCAGTTCCAGCAGTCGCAGCAGACCGCGCAGGCCGAACTGCAGCGCCTGGGCCAGCCGATCGCGCTCGCCAACGCCTATGTCGAGGAACAGATCACCGCCAAGCTGTCGGACGCGCTGAAGGCCGCCATGACCAAGGCGAAGGTCGACCTGGTCCTGTCGCCCGACGCGACCGTGTCCTATCAGCCGACCGTCGACATCACCGCCGCGGTCGTGACCGAACTCAACACGCTGGTGCCCAGCGTCGGCATCACCCCGCCCGCCGGCTGGCAGCCGGGCGGTCGTCAGGGCCAGGCTGCGGCCCCGGCCGCTGCCGCTCCGGCCCCCGCCAACCCGGCGCAGGCGCCTAAGTCGCGCTGA
- the fabZ gene encoding 3-hydroxyacyl-ACP dehydratase FabZ yields the protein MTGEVDNKEARGPMDIRRVMAALPHRYPMLLVDRVASLVPSQSIHAIKAVSMNEPFFQGHFPGRPIMPGVLIVEAMAQAAGVLVVDSLGLADSGKLVYFMSIDGAKFRTPVEPGCLLDLHVEVTQMRGAVCKFAGRALIEGKLAAEANFVAMIADPPKD from the coding sequence ATGACCGGAGAGGTTGATAACAAGGAAGCCCGTGGCCCGATGGATATCCGTCGGGTCATGGCTGCCCTGCCGCATCGCTACCCGATGCTGCTGGTAGATCGCGTGGCGTCGCTGGTGCCGAGCCAGTCGATCCACGCGATCAAGGCGGTGTCGATGAACGAGCCCTTCTTCCAGGGGCATTTCCCCGGCCGGCCGATCATGCCGGGCGTGCTGATCGTCGAGGCCATGGCCCAGGCGGCCGGCGTGCTGGTGGTCGATTCGCTGGGGCTCGCGGATTCGGGCAAGCTCGTCTATTTCATGAGCATCGACGGCGCGAAGTTCCGGACCCCGGTGGAGCCGGGCTGCCTGCTCGACCTGCATGTCGAAGTGACGCAGATGCGCGGCGCGGTCTGCAAGTTCGCGGGTCGTGCGCTGATCGAGGGCAAGCTGGCGGCGGAAGCCAATTTCGTCGCGATGATTGCCGATCCGCCCAAGGACTGA
- a CDS encoding phosphatidate cytidylyltransferase: MSSELRTRTIVGLGLIAMAVGALVFGGFVFWMLLSIAGVLMMGEWGMLTGASSDQRKMAMYAVSVPLAILCPVAAGVSWLGFGLMMASFFFVLITSRAIKLALGILYICLPVMALLFLRGQAPDSHGLLLAFWALGLVWATDIGAYFAGRSIGGPKLAPRVSPSKTWSGLGGGVLAALLTGFLLYRFADLPIQLAAASGLLAVAAQLGDLLESAMKRRAGVKDSSNLLPGHGGVMDRLDGVVAAAPLAALLYLVLAGA, from the coding sequence ATGTCGAGTGAATTGCGGACCCGCACGATCGTTGGCCTTGGCCTGATCGCCATGGCTGTGGGCGCGCTGGTCTTTGGTGGCTTCGTCTTCTGGATGCTGCTGTCGATCGCCGGTGTGCTGATGATGGGCGAATGGGGCATGCTGACCGGCGCCTCGTCCGATCAGCGCAAGATGGCGATGTATGCCGTCTCGGTGCCGCTGGCGATCCTCTGCCCGGTGGCGGCGGGCGTGTCCTGGCTCGGCTTCGGCCTGATGATGGCCTCCTTCTTCTTCGTCCTGATCACCAGCCGCGCGATCAAGCTGGCGCTCGGCATTCTCTACATCTGCCTGCCGGTGATGGCGCTGCTGTTCCTGCGTGGGCAGGCGCCCGACAGCCATGGCCTGCTGCTCGCCTTCTGGGCGCTGGGTCTGGTCTGGGCGACCGATATCGGTGCCTATTTTGCCGGCCGATCGATCGGTGGTCCGAAGCTCGCGCCGCGGGTCAGCCCGTCCAAGACCTGGTCGGGGCTGGGCGGCGGCGTGCTGGCGGCCCTGCTCACCGGCTTCCTTCTCTATCGTTTTGCCGACCTGCCGATCCAGCTGGCGGCGGCGAGCGGCCTGCTCGCCGTGGCGGCACAGCTTGGCGATCTGCTCGAAAGCGCGATGAAGCGCCGCGCCGGCGTCAAGGACAGCAGCAACCTGTTGCCCGGCCATGGCGGGGTGATGGACCGGCTCGATGGCGTGGTGGCGGCCGCGCCGCTTGCCGCCTTGCTCTATCTGGTCCTGGCGGGCGCCTGA
- a CDS encoding isoprenyl transferase — protein MATQAKPDLTSAAPAHGARHVAIIMDGNGRWAKKRLLPRIAGHRAGVEAVRRVARAAQDMGLECLTLYAFSSENWKRPATEVSDLMGLLRHFIQSDIDEFHANGVRLRVIGNYKALEPGLVELIESAMARTAANTGPVIAIALNYGAQDEMVRAAQRLAERVASGELSAENIGIEAIDAELYTADLPPLDLLIRTSGEQRLSNFMLWQAAYAELYFTDMLWPDFDGRALAQALDAFRMRDRRFGGL, from the coding sequence ATGGCCACACAAGCCAAGCCCGATCTTACCAGCGCTGCGCCTGCCCATGGTGCGCGTCATGTCGCCATCATCATGGACGGCAACGGCCGCTGGGCGAAGAAGCGGCTGTTGCCGCGCATCGCCGGCCATCGCGCCGGGGTGGAGGCGGTACGTCGCGTCGCCCGCGCGGCGCAGGATATGGGCCTTGAATGCCTGACGCTCTACGCTTTCTCCTCGGAGAACTGGAAGCGTCCGGCGACCGAAGTGTCCGACCTGATGGGCCTGCTGCGCCATTTCATCCAGTCGGATATCGATGAGTTCCATGCCAATGGCGTGCGGCTGCGGGTCATCGGCAACTACAAGGCGCTGGAGCCTGGCCTGGTCGAGCTGATCGAAAGCGCGATGGCGCGTACCGCTGCCAACACAGGCCCGGTGATTGCGATCGCGCTCAACTATGGCGCGCAGGACGAGATGGTGCGCGCGGCGCAGCGTCTGGCCGAGCGGGTGGCGAGCGGTGAATTGTCGGCCGAGAATATCGGTATCGAGGCGATCGATGCCGAACTCTACACCGCCGACCTGCCGCCGCTCGACCTGCTGATCCGTACTTCGGGCGAACAGCGGCTCAGCAATTTCATGCTGTGGCAGGCGGCTTATGCCGAACTCTATTTTACCGATATGCTCTGGCCCGATTTCGATGGCCGGGCATTGGCGCAGGCGCTCGACGCCTTCCGCATGAGGGACCGCCGTTTCGGCGGACTGTGA
- a CDS encoding 1-deoxy-D-xylulose-5-phosphate reductoisomerase, translated as MRSVSVFGATGSVGMSTLDLIQREPDAYEAIALTANRDVAGLAAAARAVGAKIAVVADEAQYGALKDALAGSGVEAAAGEGALVDAAAAGADWTMAAIVGCAGLKPTIAALQAGGTVALANKESLVSAGALMMQAATASGATLLPVDSEHNAIFQCLAGSSLDDVARIILTASGGPFRTLGYEDMRAITPAQAVAHPNWSMGAKISVDSATMMNKGLELIEAAHLFPVGLDRIEILVHPQSVIHSMVEYRDRSTLAQLGSPDMRIPIAHALAWPARIATPCQPLDLARIGRLDFEAPDDRRFPALRLARAAAQAGDASAAILNAANEVAVAAFLAGRIGFLDIAMIVEDVLNRYSAPMPACMDDVLHADATARVMAGDVMERLTV; from the coding sequence ATGCGCAGCGTTTCCGTCTTCGGCGCCACCGGATCGGTCGGCATGTCGACGCTGGACCTGATCCAGCGCGAGCCCGATGCCTATGAGGCCATTGCCCTGACCGCCAATCGCGATGTCGCTGGCCTCGCCGCCGCCGCGCGCGCGGTCGGTGCGAAGATCGCCGTGGTCGCGGACGAAGCCCAATATGGCGCGCTCAAGGATGCGCTCGCCGGATCGGGTGTCGAGGCGGCGGCGGGCGAGGGCGCGCTGGTCGATGCCGCGGCGGCGGGTGCCGACTGGACCATGGCCGCGATCGTCGGCTGCGCGGGCCTCAAGCCCACCATCGCCGCGCTGCAGGCCGGCGGCACGGTGGCGCTGGCCAACAAGGAGTCGCTGGTGTCGGCCGGCGCGCTGATGATGCAGGCGGCGACCGCATCGGGCGCGACGCTGCTGCCGGTGGACAGCGAGCATAATGCGATCTTCCAGTGCCTGGCGGGCAGCAGCCTGGACGATGTCGCCCGCATCATCCTGACCGCAAGCGGCGGACCGTTCCGCACCCTGGGCTATGAGGATATGCGCGCCATCACGCCTGCGCAGGCCGTGGCGCATCCCAACTGGTCGATGGGCGCGAAGATCAGCGTCGACAGCGCGACGATGATGAACAAGGGGCTGGAACTGATCGAGGCGGCCCATCTCTTCCCGGTCGGGCTCGACCGGATCGAGATATTGGTCCACCCGCAATCGGTCATCCATTCGATGGTCGAATATCGCGACCGGTCCACTTTGGCACAGCTCGGCTCGCCCGACATGCGCATCCCGATCGCCCATGCGCTGGCCTGGCCGGCGCGGATCGCCACGCCTTGCCAGCCACTTGATCTGGCCCGGATCGGCCGTCTGGACTTTGAAGCGCCCGACGACCGGCGTTTCCCCGCGCTGCGCCTGGCGCGCGCGGCGGCGCAGGCGGGCGACGCATCGGCCGCCATCCTCAACGCCGCGAACGAGGTCGCCGTGGCGGCCTTTCTGGCCGGCCGCATCGGCTTCCTTGATATCGCCATGATTGTGGAGGATGTTCTCAACCGCTATAGCGCGCCGATGCCAGCCTGCATGGACGATGTCCTGCACGCCGACGCAACGGCACGGGTTATGGCGGGTGATGTGATGGAAAGATTGACGGTTTGA